The Corythoichthys intestinalis isolate RoL2023-P3 chromosome 19, ASM3026506v1, whole genome shotgun sequence nucleotide sequence tgatgtgccagactgatctgcagctacaggaagcgtctagttgaacttattgctgccaaaggggagtccacaaaatattaaatgagatggttcacttacttatattcccccttctgttattaaaatatgaaatcctcatcctatcctcattaaaatatggaaatctacaaatgtttggttaattttaatcaaagcagacactgttttttcatctgtgtgattttgacaaagatccgatcacatttgatggtgattttatgcagaaatgtgagaaatttcaaatggttcagatacttttttaaaaccactgtaactgattggctgccattgacggcgatagacgtcactgccaacctctcccagttcaaatggattgggcgtctctcGCCGTCAATGTGATAATCAGGGATCAAATCTAGAAACGCTGTATTTTGAGGTCAACAAAGGGGCTCAGTCAGGACAACTGCAGATTATATCTACTGTACGTGCATGTACAGTTCTCTATAGTACTGTACGTTCCTGTCACTGTCGGGTGTAGGTGACTTTGTTGACAGGACGTATTTCACAAGCTGTTTGTAGAAGGGAAGGAAAGGCCACATTCTTTAAGAAACCGCAGACGTTCGGAAGAGAACAATAGGCAAAAAAGGCCTCAAATAGACTATGAATTCACTTCTCATAACTGTAATTCTTGCTATTTTCTCACATGTGTTGGATATAATGAAACCTTCCTGCTATCTAATCTAAAGATTCCTGGAACATTCTGTAAACCTCGCAGACGCAACTATCTAATGCTTTGCTACGTCTTCTTCACATGGAAACAAAAGAAGCAGTCTGGGCAAAAGGGCGTTGATCAAAGCCCTGTTTTGAATAGCGGGAATGTTTTGATAAGAGCCAAGCCACCACAGATGTGTGGGGGGGAGATGAACGAGTGGCTTTCAAGGCCAGAAAACTGACATTGACGGGGATAGATGTCCAAATTATCTGAATTGGGAGGGGCTGGCGGCAAATTATTGGATGATTGCTTCCATGAAGAAATTTGACTGGAATTTTTAAGGCACTTAACAGTAAATGTTCTGATTCCTGGAGTCCTCAATTCCACGATTAATCCGATGATGAAATGAATCCCCGActgctttttaaaattttttttaatgattaatcGTTTTGAGGTATTGTTTCCATATaaaaatgtccaaattttcTTATTGTAAGTCTCTTCAATATATATTctgatttctgtagtcctcaaCGCCACCATAAATCAATCATCAAAGGAATCCCTAACCATTTTCATAGACGATTAATCGTTtcgaaacctcagtatttttcagcaGGAACCTGAACACATGTTCCCTGATGCGAATTTGAGGGCAATTTATGTTTTTCCCTTGTAAGGAGCCTGGCTCGTGAAAAAGATCATCTTCAGGCTGGAATATCTTTCTAACAAGCCAGATATAAAAAAGACTCACCTTGGATCAGGGAGCTACTGTATTAGTCATTTGCTGAATTTGGcgtgttgcccccccccccccccccccccgcccccccccaaaaaaagacttTGGCACCCTGTCCAAGTCAGGCCACTGAATGAAAACTCAGCATTTTAATAACttcagatctcatatgtctcatgaacagtcgcaCCAATTTTAAGGAGGATCCAGCTAACTCCCTAGATGTCTATGTCTCAAATATGCCCCCTGTAATTAAATATAAATTTCAcaatcaatccaaaatacccgatttccagttgggtttggaatatgggtggaaGGGACTTCTTtgaagcagttttgcacaaagtatcAACTCCGTAAATgtcattgctctatgttgaaaaaacccaataggagaggattttttgaaaaattcaaagaggcgccactgagccagtttgtaatttttttttagcagggTTGCCAAATTGTCTAAATTTAAGCCTAGCTGCATGTATGTGAACATTTTgctgtttttgagcatgttaaggcTTCCAAATTAGcctttttcatttgccatgaaaaaaaaaaaaaaaaatcctgagaTGATTAGTCTACGCTCTGCAAAAATGATTGGAGATAATCGACCCTCAAAATAATCATTTGTAGCAGCTTTAGTGTGATAATGACAAAAtattgtaaatgttttcttGTGTCAGGAGGCCAAGGTGAAGAAGATTATGTCAAAGAAAGAGCGAAAGGACAAGAAGATGTTCTCCTCAAAAGATGACGAACACTTTTTGTTGACGAGAGAGACGCCCGCCGACCGCACAGGGTAAGCCAGTTTAAACAtacacttcataatgtattgatgggacataggaccgattcatagggggcctatctccgtcatagctgaacgagtggaaacacaaagagctttttccattaattcttgtgaataaatgcttaaatacctgaattctttatagatacagacgtaaaacagtcttgattcttggttaaaagcaaaaaaaacaaaaaacaaaaaacaaaaaaaaaacgtgcagttagtttattttacgtaaatattgtgaactataaTGCTAGacggtaagcaaattagcggccgccatatgtaaacaaagagcattttccgttaaattcttgtgaataaatgcttgaatccctgaattctttatagatatggacgtaaaacagtcttgattcttggttaaaaaaacaacaacaacaaaaaacgtgcatttagcatttattttacgtaaatattgcaaactataatGCTAGtcggtaagcaaattagcggccgccatatgtaaacaaagagctttttccgttaaattcttgtgaataaatgcttaaatccttgaattttttatagatatggacgtaaaacagtcttgattcttggttaaaatgcaaaaaaacgtgcagttagggtatatattgcgaattatgatgctagtcagtaaccaGATTAGcgaccgccatatgtaaacaaagagcattttccgttaaattcttgtgaataaatgcttaaaccctaaattctttatagatatgaacgtaaaatagtctcgattcgtggttaaaagcaaaaaaaaaaaaaaaaaaagtgcagttagcatttatcttaggcaaatattgtggctatgctgtagtggctaatttctcccattgattcaaCTTTTCAAAAAGCATGCCTGattcgaaaaatataataattaccttgaatcctcgaacaactcactcctgagacaatccttcctgtttgtattcagtacagctttcatacttttccaACCTaaaccggcgttagatcgctctgaccgactgctaataaatgaagcggagtgtgggacggcccccttcgggaaggcgcagtgaatggggaatgttTCATGTCAATACATTAGGAAGTCTATGGATTTAAAATTCAAGATCTAAACAATATGACGGCAAAAGATCTTTGACGTTTTCTCGTAGGTCTCACAAGAAAGTGAAAAATGACAAAGACAGAAAGGAGAAACCTGAAAAATCCCTTTGCTTCTGGGAAAGCGTCACCATGACAATCAGGCAAATCTCTCCgacgaaaaaaacagacaagactgacaaCCGGGAGACGTCACAGTCCCCAAAAGACGCCTCGGAGGACCCTAACCAAAATGGACGCTCACCTTCGCCGCCTACTGTAGATGCGTCGGAGAACCCAGCCAATACAGTCACGTGGACGTCCCGCGCCAGAGTCAAGCTGGCCGGCATCGGCAGGATCAGCAGAGGGATGGTGACGGACGGCGGTACCTGGGAAGGACTCAAATAGTTCTTAGTCTTAATTTTTAATGGCCTCTTTTGGCTACCATCAAAAGCATATGAACCCCTTTGACACTGCTTGAGATACCCGGCCATTTTGAGCCTTGTTGGACAGTATACATCTAATGATTAATGCTGAATATTTATGATTTTAGCACTGGAAATATTGACTTTCGGACATTTTGGCAAGTGCCTTGAAGAAATAGTAGGTTTGATTTATAATCAGTTGAAACTGAAAACAAGCAACATTGAGGCTACGTCTATGCTAGAACGGATGATGGCTTTAAATGTATAATTAGTTAAGATAtgtgttagcatgtcggctacactaatgtacctctgtggaaaaaaaaaaaaaaagtcatttgaaaccctatgttttttttttttaaacatctaaACATGGAGGTGAGGGCTATAATTGCCGAGGTGGTATTCAAGGTATTTAGTTCAGTTAAGGAAAATCAACCTATTTTTATTAATTGGACATATAGAATgaagttttcagtgtaaatgcattttaagaacTAGAATATGCAATTTCTGGCAAAATTGCATGGGGGTGCTTAGCGCTCCCATCGTTCCTAGAAATTTTGCAGCGTTTTCGGGtcactttttaactcattggctggcattgacagcgctagtgtTCATTCGCtatattttgaataaattaTCAACATTttggttatttttttgtgtggtctTTTTCTGATTCTACCCCCCTTTtttgccaatgttttttttttttttttttttttttttttttttttttttaaatgggaaaggtgttttttttgtttttggacgTTTTTTGATATTTAGTGCAGTTTTTCaagttttccattttttttcaggttttctatgatttttttgtgttttagcatttatttatttgggtttggtgtttttttttttcccagtctcCTTCAAGGTTTCCAACATGTCCTCCAGGGCTCGCCTGTAGGCGCCGATGACGACGGTGGGGTGCATCTGCTGCTCAGGTTTTTTAAAGTTtaccctgtatttttttttcaggttttctaggtttttttttttttgtttgttttcttttttgggaTTATTTTTCTGGTTttagtgttttttgtgtgtggtctTTTTTCTAATTTTGAGGCCCCCCTTTTTTGTTacagtttttccattttttttttttttttgggtacatTTTTGTGCAGTTTTTCAAGGTTTTTTTTCAGGTTTTGTAGGATTTTTTTGATGTTGTTGTCTGGTTTTGgtggtattttttttggggggggtcttATGGTCTTTTTTTAAGTTTcccctgtatttttttatttcaggtttttagtatatttttggttgtttttttggaattattttttttattttagtgtttttttgtgtgtggtctTTTTCCTAATTTTGAGGGTTTCtccctttttgtcttttttgttgttgcagttTTTCCATTTTATAATGTGctctttttgctttttttttttttttttttacatttttgtgcAGTTTTTCAAGATTTTCAAGTATATTTTGGATTTCAGgttttcaatgatttttttttttttttgttctttgtgATTATTTTTCtggttttggtgtttttttttccaggtgaatgtgtgacttttttgtgtattttctgTATGTAATTTGTCTGAGAACAAGAAACCTTCTAATGTACAAAAAATATGACAATACAGGATTCCACAACAACTGTAACAATCACTAATGCTTATGAAATTAATCACAGGGCAGCCTAACTGTTGTTCCCGCTGATCTTCGTCAATCTCGTGATTGACCTTTTGCGCCCTCTGCTGACGGATTTCCATCATTACGATGCTTGAATAAGATTGAGAATCATACTTGCTAGCTTGAATTAGCTAcatctttacaaaaaaaagacatcaaATTTTTGATAAatatttaatcatttaattaCACTACTTCCTGTCCCAAAGACAAAGGCAAAATATTATCATGGAAACACAATGAACAGGAAGGAATACATCATACAAAATGTTCATAGAAGGATACAAAAGTTCCCCAACACCCTTAAATAACATTTTTCCATTTCACAACTCTAAAAAATACGTAACGGACGCATGCGTTTTGCTATAAcgggacagaaaaaaaataacatgaccACCGTTTAAAACATTAGAAGAGGAATGAGCGTCATAATAATCTGTTAATCGATCAATAGTTCTAAAAACTCTCTTAAAAAGACAATATACGCATCACAACTTCCATGCTAAAACTCACTTTACACTTTTGTACATGTATATTTGAAGTCTTTGACCTTCGTATATTTGTGCAAAAAATATTCCGCAACATACTAATTACTAGGAATTCTTCCCTGTCGCCGCGGTAACAGTTGTGCGCAGTTTGAAGCCCTTTTGTTTTGAAGGTAAACATGATCGGAGCGCGACAAAAGGGAAGGAAGGATCTAGAACCTGAACAGATCGATGAAGTGTTGCGGCGAAATCGGTACGAGGCAGCCGTCCGGGTCGTTGGCGGTGCACGGGTGGCCACAGTCCTGTTGAAACAACGGTGGAAGCTTGTTAAATGCTCAAAACAGTTTGCTACATGCTCACAAGAGGGCGGTAAATGAACGTGAATTGATGTGTTGGTTGAATTTGAATTCATGACAGTCATGCAACGGTGATGCTCAGGATGAAAAAGGGAAATAAACGGAAAGGCATGATGGGATAGAGGGTACCTTTAACAATAAGGCCAAGTGGTGATCCTTGAGGAGGAACCGAAAGGGAAAAAGCAAAGGTTTAAGGGTGATAGGGAAAGATTGACAAGGAAATAACATTTGCGTAGCATTTTACCagtttgactttcctatatatgaatttaaaattaagactttgctggtAAAATTTTGTCTAATAAAAgtagtaaagcaataaaacaaacaacaaaaatgaatgaaatgaacaaaaatattttttcaatgggtcgatttttttttttttttgaacaggtcATGTGACCAGCATCTTAGAAAGCGATATACGTAATCCTTtcaaaaagcgacaacaactactgagcgagaaccaaggattgaagatgtggaccatgagaaGCcgcagagcaccgccaaaatggttagCGGACTTTCAGTTTGCCATACTAAAGacgttaattgtacaacagagccacaaccGGATGTACACCATATTCAATAGGCGACgatcttggccaaaagcatagcagtctgaagcagcctgatttagaattcccctaaaaaatgatgggaaacaaaaaacgctcattttaaatgtactattataaatattcctggcaAGAATATTCAATCTAAAAGGATGAAGTCTCCCGTTTTGCctgccgccattttcaaactgaCCACGGTGAGGATTTGTTTCGCAAGGGTGTAAGTGACTGGAAAAACTACATTGGATATCTACGAGGAACATAAAAATCGGTCTCTACCTCTCCGCAcgcacacccccacacacacagctgggtTGCCTGTATTtatgagcatgggctaagctactaaccgagcatatatcttgtaagttactTTTatagctgacactgtgtttcgggttCAACTCTTTTCCataaaaaatgatgtttttttctttttcaaaacaaCATATCAGCAAAattgaacataagtataatgaaaTATTctaccaaaaacaaaaaataaaacattattaccatcagaacaaaaataattgaattattgtccaatttctgtatttgtttcaccaccgctagacacacttaacacactggagttaaccctcgtagctggtgggaaacgttaagAACAGAGTTTACTAACCTTTGATTTTGTACAACGTGACGTGTGGTCACgtcaatgcaaaatcatattggaggtattaccTCCTCAGGCAGCCACTGTCTGCAAATATGTTTTATATGTTGGTTGGCCCTCTTTCTCTCAGCCacggctgtctgtaacttttctgtagccgaagtatttccATACCAACAAATTTGTTTTCATTGGGGGTAATTATTGATGAAAAACTTAACTGGAAACAACATATCAAACAAATACAGGGCAAAATTTCGCGGaatattgcaataataaataaagcaaagtggGTATTAGATTCCAAATCACTCCACACTCTATATGGTTCACTAGTCTCTCCTTACTTGCAATACAGTGCCGAAGTATGGGGCAATAATTACAAAACTTCGCTATATTCAGTAAATGTACTGCAGAAAAGGGCATTACGGATCATACACAAAGCTGGTTATCAGGATCATACAAACACACTATTTCATAAGTCAAAATTGCTCAAGCTTTCGGATATCGTACAATACCAAACAGCACAAATAATGTTCAAAGCTATAAGAAATTTATTACCTCGGAATATTCAGCAGTTGTTTACAAACTACGAAAAAAGTTACAATTTACGGGGATATTGGGACTTCAAAGAACCCAGATTTCGGACGACAAGGAAAAGTTTTTGCATATCAGTATGTGGGGTGagactactactactaccaaaaatttgaactgaactacttgtcaatattttttaaaatactttttttcaatgatatatatttttttcttcactatgatcttttcaatttttatgtagatgtgtgttcgagaagcttgattgcatgtatgtatatacttttgataaggtgatgggtacaacacttaACTTCACAGAGATATCctcaaatgtggattataatttgtcagtgaagaaaaaaacaacagtttggacatgaagttcaaggtgtcctgaaaaaagggacccaacctggccattgtaaacaattttttctttgaaatataaaggcaacataaaatgcaagcaaattcggccaaaataggctgaggtgttaaagggttaaatactaAAAATTCCAGTATTTGGAAAGTTCCATTTTCTGTGAAAGTTTAAAAGTTCATAGCTTGGAACTGGAAATTTTGACCGAAGTTCAGTTACAAAAATGAGTTTGCAAACCTTTGAACCTTCTTACGATTTTCCATACAAGAACTGAAATTTCGTTCACAAAATCAAAATACTTTACACTACGTTCAGTTCATATTTCCCTAAAATATAGACTATTTCATAAACTCATTCGCAATGACCTCTTTCAGTTAGGGTtaaagcagggcggtaaaccgaaaatttaccgttaccgaaattcttcacgatgaccgacgtaattttgaccatgtctgtaaattcggtaatttaataaaacaagaaaatatagtcttttcatacctctttgactctgtgttgttcggctatgttcattcccctttaagaaagcagtcagtgtgcttacgtatggagtcacgtggttttcaggaagccaaacaaacagaagcccggtaggctaacactagcggctaacgctacaagcaaacgtgatggagtcgggcttaagggagcttcgccaaactttcacccgacattaagtaaactcttggcgggttccagattggctttcacccgctgtcctcccaggttctcacgatttcaggagaggatgctttcattgctttcttctggtagccaagccacaagctaacgctagcggttaacggtagcggctaacgctacaaatgaacgtgatggagtcggatagcggctctaagcctctaaccttgtcgaaacggctgaaattaatgagtggacaggGCACACACTTCATCT carries:
- the si:ch211-225h24.2 gene encoding splicing regulatory glutamine/lysine-rich protein 1, which codes for MFRRSKSKVLVDYASEEDDMSWHYSHSYKDRDLEVEEEEEAVTVVSKEAKVKKIMSKKERKDKKMFSSKDDEHFLLTRETPADRTGSHKKVKNDKDRKEKPEKSLCFWESVTMTIRQISPTKKTDKTDNRETSQSPKDASEDPNQNGRSPSPPTVDASENPANTVTWTSRARVKLAGIGRISRGMVTDGGTWEGLK